From the genome of Plectropomus leopardus isolate mb chromosome 4, YSFRI_Pleo_2.0, whole genome shotgun sequence:
AAGTCAGTATATCAAAATGATgttcaaatgaataaaaatgtgaaaaacaaaaaaataatttgatatcAGGTTGGTGAAAAAGCTGCAATTACAAATATgtctaacttttttcttttttttagattagcACATCAAGAGTAAGACCActtagagtgtgtgtgaagagtGTGTGCTCCAGGAAGGTGGAATCAAAGTATTTGGGAAGCCTCAAACTTCTGCATCGTTAAGTTTCTCTACAAGAGTCTTAGCCTCAAGAGGCAGATTCACTCAGAGCTGCAGTTTACCAGGTCAGTGTGAGAATgagctctttttatttatttactggtgttttgagcatcacaagctgagtgccatctagctccattatatactactactactactactactaataataataataataacagatagGACATCTATAGCACTTTTTTAAGTACTTAAAGACGCTTAAGAAGAgatggcagacatctctacagccgatacctccaacactctgcaactcacactaaaactatctagactattaaatgtcacaacaagtaaaaggacaaatatgtattttagattttttggggtgaactgtcccttgaATGTGGAAAAAGAGAATAGATGCACAGCTTTTAACTTTAAGCATTTAtcatcatgttgaaaaaaattacagccCAAACACAAAGAAGCTGGTAAAATGGGAGGCCGGACATTGATGCTCAGTCGGTACCTTTGCAGCTCTCGCACCGTCTCCACATTGTGTGCGTACACATCCAGCCCTGACAGAGCGATCTTCTCCACTGCTGCCAGGTCACCGCGAAAATCAGGTGTCAGACATTCAACAAGGATCTGAGAGTTCCTAAAATGAGGATgacaaaagtgctttttttttttttttttttgctcagacATTACAATGCAAGCACCCAAAGAATCCAAAGGAGATGAGAGGTTTTACCTTTCCTTCAGGTGTGAGACGGTCTTAGCAAAGTGCTCTGCCCCTCCATCAGCAAGATCtgcaaaaagtaaataaacaaaaatgcgTAAAAAATTACAGGCCATCGCTGCTGACAAAACTGTTccaatatttctgaaaatgtgtcCTATTATTatgaatttacatttattttgtggtcttttttaaaccttttaaaatctATTCAGAGGAAATGTTGTATTCTGTGAAAACTCTTGGGGAAAATATAACATGTTATACTGTACtaaaaatatttgctgatttaCAGGTCACATGACCAACTAGTATAGAAAACATAACTGAGCTCAGACTCGGATCTGATAAAGAAAAGGGAACAAAGCATGGTATGTTAGGAAAGAGTTGTGCAAGGTGTTTAATTTTCATGGACTTAAACTGAAGCTTCAGGTCTGTTACacaatctctgtgtgtgtgtgtgtgtgtgtaaaaatcaaAGATTTATCACTAGCACTGGTATAAAGTGACACCAGGGAAGAATGAGGCAGATACAGCGAGTTCATTTACCGTCTCTGTCCACTGAGGTGAGGACCACGTAGTCCAGCCCCCAGGCAGCGATGGCCTTGGCTGTGTTGTAAGGCTCATCTGGGTCCAGAGGTGGAGGCTGACGCGCAGTCTTTATCGAGCAGAACCTGCACCCACGGGTACACGTGTCTCCCATCAGCTACGTACAAACAGAGAGGGGAATAAAGTTTGTTATATGCAGTGGTGGAtgattctattctattctattttaattcatctgtttttgtttgtcttttagtttaccttttatttttttttattcttttattctgtctgttTGAATTGTATttggcattattgtttggctcttattgTTATGTTACCTCTGCAAGAAgcctgtgtgtttctgctttgccttttgtttgtcaaagcattttctagtttttaaaatgtgctatatGTATAtctaaagttattattataacaataataataattattattattttatttttatttgtattattattattattatattagtacatttactcatgtatttacttaagtacaaatttgaggtatcTTTAATCTCTTGCCACtttacttctactccactatattttagagggaaatattgcgCTTTTTATGTCACTGCAATTGTTTGATAACTTCAGTTACTACCCTCtcttaaaaattacaagttttgcactcaaaacacatgaaaatatcCAATTGCTGCTGAAATTATAATTTGattgaaaacatttattggcaaaaatatatatagactTACAGTCTATGGCTCTAACTCCCAAAAtgaagactttttgtttttcattttaattattttgattttttttcctgcattaagtacttttacttttactactCTATGTATATTTTACTGATTATacttacatacttttattttagttttattttctttttttgcaattctctTTTCATAGGTTTATgtgaacatacaaaaaatacacaaccaaatGAACATGAAGACCTTTCAATgctgtaaaaaggaaaaaaaatattaataaataaataaatagacaataTTTTAGTTTTCAATGCAAGAATTTTACTTGTAACACAACACGCAGCTACAACAGAGTCCCGCTCTTACCATGATGGTGGCCGTGGCTGTGGCGTACTCTCCTCCTCCCCAGCACTCCCCAATGTTAGGACACCTGGCCTCCTCACACacctgagaaaaacacacacacacacacacacacacacacacacacacacacacacacacacacacacacacacaaacacaaacacacacacagtcgacACATATTTCAGCAGATATTTCAAATATAGAGAGATCCcacagaaaaaagacacttaaatttgcaatttcaaataaaatgttttgtataaTAAGGCAGGCCGTTTTTTATCGAGGTTATAGAAGAAAATAcgttctaattatcataattatatatttaaaatatttttacagaacTATATCATTTTGTGAGCACTTGTTTATTAgctaatttcttttattttaatttgccatatttttgtttgttttagggttgatttatttttcaaattttctatttatttttatttatttatttccctaatttctgggtaattttgtcttaaattgctcattgctttctttccatgatttgaaaggaatcaagccaatttgcccaggtttcaaagtctAGAGTCTAgataaagttaaacaaaaaaagaaatgatgtgTAAAGACCCTGCGATCAGAGGTCACAGGCACGTCGTGGACCCACCGTGTGCAGGTTGAGGTCTCTCAGCGTGTTCTTCAGCTTGTTGTAGTTTTTCCCGATGGGGATCTCTGTCTTCAGCCATGGAGGGAGACGCagcctgtcccaaaaacaacagcagagccaTTCACTGAATGTATCTGTAGATCATGTGGAGAAAGTCTTCTAATGCTGACTATGTCACTAAACATTGATTCAGACGAGCAACTATCAGAAAAGACGTGTGAGGGTATTTCTGGGGAGCACGCTGCCTCTAACAGTTCCCCTTAAGAGTTCGACAGCAATTAattctatttattcattgtcTCTTAAtctgttgttggtgttttttttctttaattgcaaACCAAAAATGAGATAGGAACAATGGATACAGGTCAGttaaaccctttaacacctggatctacatcagttttcctgtgctgcattcagaggcctttcaaaagtatttaaagccTCTGAGACCtgagaaaaaatgatttcaactctttcaaacacacagaaaaaaaaaccataaagagcaactttgtaagaaatgtcctgcaaattgaaaaaataaataaataaatgaatttaaaaaaaaagtaaaagatgacaagatgATCTAAAAATGAATTGGATGGAATGATTAGATTTgaaccaccccccccccccccccccccccaatgttattgaaagaaatcaagttaatttgcttaggttccaaagggttaacaaatTACACAGGGGATAAGAGCGTTGatctggagtgtgtgtgtgtgtgtgtgtgtgtgtgtgtgtgtgtgtgtgtgtgcagtcctAGCAGATAGTTTAGTGTGGTGGATTAAAGATAAAGAAACTGAgaaatgaggaaataaaaaagattttttaaaaactctttttaaattttgtgttgttgtattttaatgtttttgtcgtattttaattgttgtaatttaatattttcgTTGTATCTTTATGTTTTGGGCTGCTATGGTTACTTAATTTTCTCTCAGAGAAcaatccatccatctatctatgtatttatctatttagcTGAGACCACTTGGACTTGATGCTGAATCAGCtcagcagtcagtcagtctggCAGATAAGatttgctctgctctgctctttgAACCCTTGTGTTCACACTCTGCACTCACACAGGTTCTCCTGCTTGTTTCACACAGCTGTAACATCTGTGCAGCCTCAcctctctcccttctctctcttcagGTTGCCTCTGTACTCCGCCCACTTGCTTTTCTCTGATAACTCCCCAGAGATGAAGTCTCCCAGATCAGGCCCGTCGTCACTCAGGAGCTGCTTCTTTCTGTCGGCTCGGTCTGGGGAGGATTTGGCCGCAGCTGTCAGACTGCTGGTGTAAACCTGCAGAGGAAGGACTGAGGGTTACTTCGGGTATTGACGCCCCttactgaagtaaaaatattgatactgcAATGTAAAACACACCACTACAACtaaaaaaatcctgcatttgAAACCTTACTTAACACTAGAGCCTGACCGATATATCGGTCGACTGATATATCTGTGGACCGATATTATCAGCCGATATAAGCCTTTTACAGACATATCGGAGCATATCGGCATCAGCGTATATTATTTCCAATATGCACTGATGAGAAAACGTTTTTTACAGACCATATGATGCAGAAAACCATGTTTGGGTGGTTTAGAAATGGTCAGCAATTGGCTGATACTGAACAgtagctatttattttattgtatttatttatttatttaaatggtcagcAAAGATTTCAAAGGGCTAATCTACAGCACTGTGTCATATTTAATCAGATCAGAACATGTTTGTAGCGTGTCTGACCTGCGAGAACCACAGATCTCTAAAAAGTTCCATGGTGTCAGAAACACAGtcctgttttcagctcttttggTAATGCGTTTTACAGCCTAAGCATCGGCCAGCTTGTGCGTTTATGAGCGTTTATCAGCTGGTAAATCTTCATTAGGAACGTGTGACAACAGCTTCACGTAATAAATTTAGTTCTATTGCATATcactaaaaacatatttttgtgctGTGCAAAGGACAAATAATGAAACTgttttgtttgccatttttactGATACCTTCGCAAAGGGACAGtctcattattaaaaaacacacctcTGGTGTGTCTTAACAGTCAAgtcaagttattttttatttacaaagcccattatcacaaatcacagttttcctcagagggctttacagcgtacgacatccctcAGTCcttacaattatgacaaaaaggagAGCGAAAGAAAGCaggaagagaggggagaaaTCTTACATCTATGGATGAAATGTTTCATTGCTCTGATGGATTAACGCACTGACATGAGCAAACTGAGGCAAATTCTCAGTCACTAACTTTAAATCCTGAGTCCTGAAACCCCTAAAATCAGACTGAAACGCTGAATTCAGGCTTTTTGAGTCTCTGTTCTGTTTTCAGATCTGCGACAGCTAATCAAAGCAGGTTTTGAATGGTTTGTCCGGCTTGGGAAGCAAaggagaattttctcagttCACACAGCAACACTTAATCTTTCAGGTcatcacaaacattcaaaatcaacacatttgGAGACACGTGTTTGTCAGTGGACATGAAGGGGAtgtaatctgtaaagtaactaaaacgATCGGAccaatgtagtggagtaaaaggtacaatatttatctctgagatgtagtgggGTAGAAGTATATAGTTGCTTAAAATGGAAACACCCAAATAAAGTACCAATAGTTTGTACTTTACAGTAACTACCTGAGTAAATGTAACCAGTTTACATTCCAGAAATGTCCAGGAGTCTTTTGGCGCAGTCACGCACTGTCATAATGTACCATAACACTAATTTGGGAGGTTATAAACAGCCTGACTGTCTCTCCAGCTGACTTACAGAGCACAGACTGCGTACTTTGAGGCCCCTGACCGGGCTAACAGCGGTTAACATGGCCGTTAACTGATCACGCACATCTTCTGTTATACTGAAGAACGTGCGCGCAGAGTAAATACTCACATGTGGGATACATCTGGGACTCAGCCAGAGATGGTTTGTGGAGAAGCGACCGGCGACACAACAACTTTGTTTGAGTAGCGCCATGACTTTAGCTAACAGGAGACTGTCATTGCACAACAAGAGTCGGCGAGCGGCTGCTTTGGTCTGCTGCTGCGTTCACGTAATTGACGCAGGGTCGGATAATAGCACATCTCGTGTTAAAGGCGTGTCAAAGGTTATTACTAAgtagttttttaattgttagtttgtttttacttacaAGTAATTTCCCCAAGTGTTTGGACCATGCGATGAGGGTAAATAAAAAGGAAGGTTAGGTACTACAAAAAACATAGATATAGgattgaaaaaatacattaagatgtgagaacaataatttaaaattaggcaacatttttcaataaataaacttgGGTAACAACAGAAACAAGTGGGGGATATAAGTACAAAgtaatagaaaatagaaatactcacGTAGATTACAAGTGCCACaattttttccaagttttattgatatttacaaGAACATTTGAAAATCAGACAGCACAACAATAATTCGCACCTTATGcaagctctttaaaaaaaactacaagtaCAAAtgtttacttaagtacagtgcttgagtaaatatacGTAGTTACTCAATTTCCGCCACTGGTTATATCAGCAATAAA
Proteins encoded in this window:
- the lias gene encoding lipoyl synthase, mitochondrial — translated: MALLKQSCCVAGRFSTNHLWLSPRCIPHVYTSSLTAAAKSSPDRADRKKQLLSDDGPDLGDFISGELSEKSKWAEYRGNLKREKGERLRLPPWLKTEIPIGKNYNKLKNTLRDLNLHTVCEEARCPNIGECWGGGEYATATATIMLMGDTCTRGCRFCSIKTARQPPPLDPDEPYNTAKAIAAWGLDYVVLTSVDRDDLADGGAEHFAKTVSHLKERNSQILVECLTPDFRGDLAAVEKIALSGLDVYAHNVETVRELQRFVRDPRANFDQSLSVLKHAKKVKPTLLTKTSIMLGLGETDQQILNTMTELREAGVDCLTLGQYMQPTKRHLKVEEYVTPERFAHWEKVGNEMGFVYTASGPLVRSSYKAGEFFLKNLLQKRKEEVTIAE